From Mytilus edulis chromosome 8, xbMytEdul2.2, whole genome shotgun sequence, one genomic window encodes:
- the LOC139485826 gene encoding ATP-dependent DNA helicase RecQ-like codes for MLQSILRKLYIQDPIIESLCPDRPNIFLKYKSEPGMEPLVEIKWYLDEIKEKGVMADKAILYVRSVTAVGTLFRDIMGNLRDDGYKDRTKRFQNRLVGEFHGALEDHDQKKILCSFLKPESPVRLLICTVAFGLGVNIPDIRYVIHWGACDSLLQYWQEVGRAGRDGQPSVAYYYAVRTSLIHVEDDMKKLCGNIKNGSAKCFRHGVLSHLIGNYDKVGHKFSGSCDTCNCSFCKCCNICQLQCECVKNK; via the exons ATGTTACAGTCTATATTAAGAAAACTGTATATTCAAGATCCCATCATTGAATCCCTATGTCCTGACAG aCCAAACATATTTCTAAAATACAAAAGTGAACCAGGCATGGAACCTTTAGTAGAAATTAAGTGGTATCttgatgaaattaaagaaaaaggtGTAATGGCAGATAAGGCCATATTGTATGTAAG GAGTGTAACTGCAGTAGGAACATTGTTCAGAGACATAATGGGGAACCTACGTGATGATGGGTATAAAGACAGGACAAAAAGATTTCAAAACCGTCTTGTTGGGGAATTTCATGGTGCTCTTGAAGAtcatgaccaaaaaaaaattctttgctCTTTCCTTAAGCCTGAGTCTCCAGTCAGACTACTCATTTGCACCGTTGCATTTGGGTTAGGTGTAAACATACCAGACATTCGGTATGTCATTCATTGGGGGGCATGTGACTCACTATTACAGTATTGGCAGGAGGTTGGTCGTGCTGGAAGGGACGGGCAACCATCTGTGGCATATTATTATGCTGTTAGGACTTCCCTCATACATGTGGAGGATGACATGAAAAAGCTATGTGGAAACATTAAAAATGGGAGTGCTAAATGCTTTAGACATGGTGTTTTGAGCCACCTGATTGGAAATTATGACAAAGTTGGCCACAAATTTAGTGGATCATGTGATACATGTAATTGTAGTTTCTGTAAATGCTGCAATATTTGTCAGTTACAGTGTGAATgtgtcaaaaacaaataa
- the LOC139484178 gene encoding uncharacterized protein: MDDSETCINCNNKFEKRNKGYKRTSIDSQNKLPAISLRSVLNNTIDTQVTPDKSLYVCNTCASSVVKIFKSQSTTKDALDEFNKLQADTSYIRKRKRPLFQSTPSKQTFEFVSPQSTADKSLLYPVSKKRCNIFSPKKVVVSPKKTGAHSSKGFMDKAVQALRSSHYFSAFKCLYEKSKSARQGFTKLIQYAVRQEIKRLDLGVINLSKPLNEGTLDEFSWKPFIDASDKCIPTLTSAIKAALTPTPRKEIKVAMYDSLIIIYSYFDSDEKNHVGPLLPAYGTLLANMLHVRFPTRVNFMQNIVSIEMYRSGCNHKIFRWFNRLGLSRSVTTTQRVIDDLCANYDSKIKNWKNNVQIDAGNLRAVRVPVRDDNSSGGSSEGSSISSDVTIAYAESSPNDTIDEDSHGNDDLESDTDGSHVHDDLDGIVPLLESSVIDDQHDPVDHNLEPGFSLCWDNVQKLSIARHKGDGTDNKMMLRALSFATRNRIGFLNLDDFEETVPAKDIPLHNFLPMDSDWERLQTRMGILIQRILKKHCAAFEGADVCMHIPHRYSKESSKKSEIVNLGVLKENPASCRGVIEIMKYLKQYIPLDPNAMPIPIICNGDQLSVERMVTGRLAMAVSEEAEDQLVGLIPRPQGFHKRCILLQDCMNKFFDGKSAGSRGSLFQIRNRFKYKNVKKKTSDCINDTQDFWTFVTEGLVCVLCCKLLNVTSLEEINPDGDINDLLKQTSEQIVNMIWPDINKESFNTVVEDLDKTIPYNDDIDELDDTLNYEEIFSDDEDIENNTRQVDNDIDDDDHVFMYTCSMLWHGLKMMADKDAERENDGLAMLSDWKTDMVSFWENGHNKYLILGHRLLAAVAGWLPQRLQEELTWNSTANLSGGPGNNLALDLVNEFQNNEFKSNLRNAHGQYSDRQVQRCSRLVGSLGKGIENIFETKIMHQYRRKAKSSRHSHKDSVQKFVKIYLPENLFDRNVRRHHPGFSGFNNAVVVSKPEKLSCRLKKYSKVLEDEAYILED; the protein is encoded by the exons ATGGATGATAGTGAAACATGTATAAACTGCAACAATAAATTCGAAAAAAGGAATAAGGGTTACAAAAGAACATCCATTGACAGTCAAAACAAATTGCCAGCTATTTCCCTTCGATCAGTTTTGAACAATACTATTGACACTCAAGTAACCCCTGACAAGTCTTTATATGTATGTAATACATGTGCCAGTTCAGTTGTGAAAATTTTTAAATCACAGTCCACTACTAAAGACGCATTAGATGAGTTCAACAAACTTCAAGCAGACACATCTTACATAAGAAAAAGAAAACGGCCTCTGTTTCAGTCGACGCCAAGTAAACAGACTTTTGAATTTGTTTCGCCTCAAAGTACTGCAGATAAATCTTTGTTGTATCCCGTCTCCAAGAAGAGATGTAACATTTTTTCGCCAAAAAAGGTTGTTGTCTCACCAAAAAAAACAGGTGCTCATAGTTCAAAGGGTTTTATGGACAAGGCTGTTCAGGCCCTTCGAAGTTCCCACTACTTTAGTGCATTTAAATGCCTTTATGAGAAGAGCAAGTCAGCAAGACAGGGATTCACAAAATTGATCCAATATGCAGTTAGACAGGAGATAAAGCGGTTGGATCTTGGTGTGATAAACCTCTCAAAACCTTTAAATGAAGGTACTCTGGATGAGTTTTCTTGGAAGCCGTTTATAGATGCTAGTGACAAATGCATACCAACCCTTACATCTGCCATTAAGGCTGCCTTGACACCAACACCTCGCAAAGAGATAAAAGTTGCAATGTATGATTCTTTAATTATAATTTACTCTT attttgacagtGATGAGAAAAATCATGTTGGACCTCTACTCCCTGCTTATGGGACATTGCTGGCAAACATGCTGCATGTACGTTTTCCAACCAGGGTCAACTTCATGCAAAACATTGTTTCAATTGAAATGTATCGATCAGGATGTAATCATAAG aTTTTCCGATGGTTCAACAGGCTGGGACTGAGTAGAAGTGTGACAACTACCCAAAGGGTTATTGATGATTTATGTGCCAATTATGACAGCAAAATAAAGAATTGGAAGAATAATGTTCAG atAGATGCTGGTAATTTGAGGGCAGTTCGTGTCCCTGTTCGTGATGACAATAGTTCTGGTGGATCTTCGGAGGGATCATCGATTTCATCTGATGTCACAATTGCTTATGCAGAATCATCACCAAATGACACCATAGATGAAGATTCGCATGGCAATGACGACTTAGAGTCAGATACTGATGGATCACATGTGCATGATGATCTAGATGGCATAGTTCCACTACTGGAATCATCTGTAATTGATGACCAACATGATCCTGTTGATCATAACCTAG AGCCTGGATTTTCCCTGTGCTGGGACAACGTTCAGAAACTCAGCATTGCTAGGCACAAAGGTGATGGAACAGACAATAAAATGATGTTGCGGGCCTTGTCCTTTGCCACCAGAAATCGGATTGGGTTTCTTAACCTAGATGACTTTGAAGAAACTGTTCCTGCTAAGGATATTccattacat AATTTCCTGCCTATGGACTCTGACTGGGAGAGGTTGCAAACTAGGATGGGGATTCTTATTCAGAGGATTCTTAAGAAACACTGTGCTGCGTTTGAGGGAGCTGATGTCTGCATGCATATCCCACACAGATATTCCAAAGAATCCAGTAAAAAATCAGAGATT GTCAACCTTGGTGTCTTAAAAGAAAACCCAGCAAGTTGTCGTGGTGTTatagaaataatgaaatatttgaaacagtACATACCACTTGACCCCAATGCAATGCCCATCCCAATTATTTGTAATGGTGACCAATTAAGCGTGGAGAGAATGGTGACAGGACGATTGGCAATGGCTGTAAGTGAGGAAGCAGAGGACCAACTAGTTGGATTGATTCCAAGACCACAGGGCTTCCATAAGCGATGTATATTATTACAG GACTGTATGAATAAATTCTTCGATGGAAAGAGTGCTGGATCACGTGGGTCATTGTTCCAAATACGCAAtcgttttaaatataaaaatgtaaaaaagaaaacatcAGATTGCATCAACGACACACAGGATTTTTGGACATTTGTAACAGAAGGCCTTGTCTGTGTCTTGTGTTGCAAACTGTTGAATGTAACATCATTAGAGGAGATTAATCCTGACGGTGACATTAACGATTTGTTAAAACAAACATCAGAGCAAATCGTTAATATGATATGGCCAGATATAAACAAGGAGTCCTTCAATACAGTAGTAGAAGATTTGGACAAAACAATACCGTACAACGATGACATCGATGAATTAGATGACACCCTCAACTATGAAGAAATATTTAGTGATGATGAAGACATAGAAAATA ATACTCGCCAAGTTGATAATGATATAGATGATGATGACCATGTGTTTATGTATACATGCAGTATGTTGTGGCATGGCTTGAAAATGATGGCTGACAAAGATGCTGAAAGAGAAAATGATGGACTGGCAATGTTGTCAGATTGGAAAACTGACATGGTCAGTTTCTGGGAGAATGGACACAACAAGTACCTGATACTTGGTCATAGATTACTAGCAG CTGTTGCTGGATGGCTGCCACAACGCCTTCAGGAAGAGTTAACATGGAATAGTACAGCTAATCTCTCTGGTGGACCAGGCAATAATTTGGCCTTAGACCTTGTGAATGAGTTTCAAAATAATGAATTCAAAT CAAACCTGAGAAATGCTCACGGCCAATACTCAGATCGGCAGGTGCAAAGGTGCAGCAGACTTGTGGGTAGCCTGGGAAAGGGAATAGAAAACATTTTTGAGACCAAAATTATGCATCAATATCGTAGAAAGGCAAAATCTTCCAGGCATTCGCATAAAGATAGTGTTCAAAAATTTGTTAAGATATACTTGCCAGAAAATTTATTTGACAGGAATGTCCGAAGACACCATCCTGGTTTTAGTGGTTTTAACAATGCAGTGGTTGTGAGTAAGCCAGAGAAACTCTCTTGCCGACTCAAGAAGTACTCAAAAGTTTTAGAGGATGAAGCATACATTCTTGAAGATTAG